The Fragaria vesca subsp. vesca linkage group LG2, FraVesHawaii_1.0, whole genome shotgun sequence genome includes a window with the following:
- the LOC101295969 gene encoding flavonol synthase/flavanone 3-hydroxylase-like: protein MGVERVQDIASTISEDTIPAEYIRSENEQPGITTVPNTVLECPTIDFSDPDEEKLLKQIFEASTDWGMYQIVNHDISNEAISKLQAVGKEFFELPQEEKEVYAKDPNSKSVEGYGTFLQKELEGKKGWVDHLFHKIWPPSTINYRFWPKTPASYREANEEYAKNLHKVVEKLFKLLSLGLGLEAQELKKAIGGDDLVYLLKINYYPPCPRPDLALGVVAHTDMSALTILVPNEVQGLQACRDGQWYDVKYIPNALVIHIGDQMEIMSNGKYRAVLHRTTVSKDKTRISWPVFLEPPADQVIGPHPKLVNDKENPPEYKTKKYSEYVYNKLNKMPQ, encoded by the exons ATGGGGGTAGAAAGAGTGCAAGACATTGCATCTACAATTTCCGAGGACACAATCCCGGCGGAGTACATTAGGTCGGAGAATGAGCAGCCGGGAATCACCACCGTCCCTAACACAGTCCTCGAATGCCCTACCATTGATTTCAGCGACCCTGATGAGGAGAAGCTCCTCAAACAAATCTTCGAGGCCAGCACCGACTGGGGCATGTACCAAATCGTGAACCATGACATTTCCAACGAGGCCATATCCAAGTTACAGGCCGTCGGAAAAGAGTTCTTTGAGCTCCCGCAGGAGGAGAAAGAGGTTTACGCAAAAGATCCCAACTCAAAGTCCGTGGAGGGTTACGGTACATTTTTGCAGAAGGAACTGGAAGGGAAGAAAGGGTGGGTGGATCATCTGTTCCATAAGATTTGGCCACCTTCTACCATTAACTACCGCTTTTGGCCTAAGACTCCAGCTTCTTACAG GGAAGCCAATGAAGAGTATGCAAAGAATTTACACAAGGTGGTGGAGAAGCTATTTAAACTTTTATCTTTGGGGTTAGGGCTTGAAGCACAAGAACTGAAGAAGGCAATTGGTGGTGATGACTTGGTGTACCTTCTCAAAATCAATTACTATCCGCCGTGTCCCCGCCCTGATCTTGCTCTTGGTGTGGTTGCCCATACTGACATGTCCGCCCTCACCATTCTCGTCCCAAACGAAGTTCAGGGCCTCCAAGCTTGCCGCGATGGCCAGTGGTACGATGTCAAGTACATCCCTAATGCCCTAGTCATCCACATTGGTGATCAAATGGAG ATAATGAGCAATGGAAAGTACAGGGCTGTGCTGCACAGAACCACAGTGAGCAAAGACAAGACGAGAATCTCCTGGCCTGTGTTTCTGGAACCTCCGGCAGACCAAGTAATAGGGCCTCACCCCAAGCTCGTTAATGATAAGGAGAATCCACCAGAGTACAAGACCAAGAAGTACAGCGAGTATGTTTACAACAAGCTCAACAAGATGCCCCAGTAA